A segment of the Flavobacteriales bacterium genome:
CAACGGCTGGATCAGCTTCGGCCAATCGACCTTGACACCGTCGGTGGCCATGAACTCGACGAGTGCATACACGCCGCTCGCGAGCACCGCTGTCACCACGCCTACCCACTTGCGCAACCGTGTGGCGGGCTTCGGCCGAGACATTCAGGCGCAAGCCGGCGCGTCGCTCCGTGTGGAGACCATTGGCACCTCGCCCAATCAGGTGTGCGTGATCCAGTTCCTCGGCTATAAGAAGTTCGGAACCGGTGGAACCGGTGACAACATCAATTTCCAGATCCGCTTGCACGAAAGCACCAATTTCGTCGAGGTGCACTTCGGCCCGATGACATGGAACGCCACTTCGAACACGGCCGACGTAGGCTTGGGCGGAACCGTAAACACGCAGTTCAATAACCGTACGACAACGACGAACTGGAACACCACCACCGCTGGTGCGACCAACGCGCAGCGTTGCACCTTCAATTCATCGGTGACGGTACCGGTGGTGGGGACCGTGTTCCGCTGGCGCTCACCAGAGATCACCGGTGCGAGCTACAGCTGGACGCCTGCTGATGACCTGGACAATGCCTTCATCAGCAACCCAATGGCCAGCGGTGTGGCGGCGACGACCAACTTCACGGTGACCGCCACAGGCGATGCCTTCCCCTGCCCGGGCAGCACCGATGTGCTCGTGACCGTGGGCGACCCGCTGACCTCAGCGAGCATCACACCGGGCGCGGCTTCTTACTGCACAGGCAGCAGCGTGCTGCTCACGGCCAATGCCGACGATGGCGTAGCACCCTTCACCTACCAGTGGTACGATCCAGTCAACAACCCGATGGGCACCGCGCAGACGCAGGCGGCCAACATCGTGGGCGATTGGACCTGCCTGGTGTCCGATGATTGCGGCGCGAGCTTCCTGGCCACTGCAGCGGTGAGTTCGATTGAGACCCCGGTTGTGAACGTGACTCCTGATCAGCCTACCTGCGCTGGTTACGACATCGTGCTCACGGCGAACACGGTCTCGGGCACACCGACCAGCTGGCTCTGGAGCGGACCTGCACCCATTGGCGGGCAGACCACGCAGAGCGTGACGCTGAACGATATCACCAGCGCCAACGACGGTGTGTACAGCGTAGTGGCCACCTTCAATGGCTGCCCATCAGCGCCTGCGGGCTACACCCTCACGGCCAATCCAGCACCGACCATCACCAGCTTCGGAGCGCAGCCCATCACGGTCTGCCCAGGTGACAACAGTGTGCTGAGCGTGACCGCGACAATGCCGAGCGGGACGTATTGCACCCCAACATACGGCGTCACGGGCTGCACCTTCCCTGACTATGTGGCGAACGTGAACTTCGCTGGCATCAACCGGACCTCACTCTGCGATAACGCCCCTGGGTACATCGACCTGAGCACGCCGCAGGGCAACGTGGTCGCTGGCTCCATTTATCCCATCAGCGTGACCACAGACGGTGACGATGAGAACCTCTCGGTGTGGATCGATTACAACCGCAACGGTGTTTTTGAGAATACGGAGCGCGTGCTGGAGCGCCTTGTGGTACAGCCTGCCCCCCCTGCGCAAACCACCACCGGGAACGTGACCATCCCGCTCACGGCATTCAATGGCCCGACCCGCATGCGTGTGCGTTGCGTCTATGGCACCACCTACGCCCAGGTGGACCCCTGTGCGCTTGGATCCTTCGGTGAGACGGAGGACTACGTGATCAACATCACGGGCGGCGTGGACCAGCTGGTGTACGCGTGGACCGGCGGCTCCTTCCTGGGCGGTATTGACAATACGCCCAGCGTGACGGCCATCGACATCAATGCCACCACGACCTATAACATCGAGGTTAGCTCTTTGGGTTGCACCGATACCGAGGACATCACCGTGTACTACGGTACCAACGAGGTGACCCTGGAGGTGCAGACCGATGCGAACGGCGACGATATCTCCTACGAGTTCCGGCAGGAGGGCACCAACACCCTCATGTACTACGTGGGCCCCAATTCGTTGCCGAGCAACGCGGTGGTATCGAACCTCAACTGCCTGCCTGACGGTTGCTACTACCTGGTGGTGATGGACGCCGGTGGTGATGGCATCCTGGGCGGCGGTTACGTGCTGCGCGAAGGAGATGGTGCCTTGCGCCGCATCATCGACAACAGCCGCGACCAGTACGGCAACGGCGGCTTCACCAGCGGCAGCGTGAGCCAGATCGCGGGCAACGAAGGATTCTGCCTGCCCTTGGGCGATGACCGCCTGATCTACACCAGCTGCGACAAGCTCGACTGGAGGGTGAGCCCCTGCGGCGGCGAGTACATGGTGGCCAATGACAATGCGGCCGTGAGCGCCCAATACGGCGTGAACAATGCCAACAGCGGCTATCAGGCCTGGTGGTACGCCCCCAACGGCGGCTACAGCTTCAAGCGCTTCCAGAGCCACAACACCAGCAACGGCCTGCCCGCCAGCGCCACCCGCGCCGCTCACTTCCTGCTCAACGGCTGGGCCGGCAACCAATTGCAGCAGAACGTGCTGTACAACGTGAAGGTGCGCGGCCGCATCAACGGCGTGTACAACAACTGGGGCTCTGCCTGCCGCCTGATCGTGGATGATGCACTGGCCGCGTGCCCGCGCACCAAGCTCATGGACCTGCCCGGCAACCAATACCTGAGCTGCGGAGAGAGCCGCGGTATCGGCTCCACCCAGCTCGTGCATGCCCGCAACGTGCGTCGCCGGAATGCCAACTGCAACTGGGTGAACGCGAACCGCTACCAGTTCCGCTTCCGCCTGCCGGCCGAGAACGTGGTGATCATCAAGACCAGCGCCACCGGCCAGTACTGGGTGAACACCCTTGGGCTCACCTGCAACAAGACCTACGAGGTGGATGTGCGCGTCAGCTTCAACAACGGCAGCACCTGGTGCGTGGTGACCCCGGATCCGAACAGCGTGACCGATCCGCTCTGGGGCGACATGTGCCTGCTGACCACGAACTGCAGCTTCGGCATGGCGCAGGAGGACGGCGGTGCAGGTGAAGCCAGCCAATCCGAGCGCACCGTGGGCATGTACCCGAACCCGAACCGCGGCGATCAGCTCATCCTGAGCGTGAGCAGCGTGGAGGAAGGCGTGGAGACCGTGAGCGTTGACATCTTCGATGCCTATGGCAAGCGCGCCATGGCCCGCACCATCGCGGTGCAGGACGGCTTCGTGAACACCGTGCTCGACCTCAACGGCAGCCTCGCCAATGGCTTGTACATGGTGAGCATCACCGCAGGCGCCGATAGCTACAACGAGCGACTGGTGATCCAGAAGTAAGCTCGGCCAACGCAACTGATCGCAGCCCCCGCGCCCAACAGCGCGGGGGCTGTTGCGTTCCGGGCCCTCAGGGCGCATCGGCCCACCGTGGCCGGTGCGCCTGGCCAGTGACCAAAAGCAGAAGCGGGAACCCGTAGGCCCCCGCTTCCTGACGAACCGGTCCAAAACCACTAGCACCGGACAAGGCCATGACCACTCATCCCATGGTCCGCGTTGCCTGCGGCGGCTCGAAAGCGCACCTATGGCACTCCGCCTCTTTTCAAAAGTTCTTCACACGACCAAGCCCGCCGAGGCACCCAGCTACTTTTGAGGCGCCTCCACGATGCACCCCATTCCTGCTGTGGCCGAATCCGCCAGCGTTTCCGTCGCCGAGCTCCAGCGCATCGCATCACAGGTGCGCCGCGATATCGTCCGGCAGGTGCATGCCTGCCAGAGCGGACACCCTGGAGGCTCATTGGGCTGCGCCGACTTCTTCACGGCACTCTACTTCAGCATCCTGCGCCACGACCCCGCCGCATGGAGCATGGACGGCCACGGCCAGGACCTGTTCTTCCTGAGCAATGGGCATATCAGCCCGGTCTGGTACAGCGTGCTGGCGCGGAGCGGATATTTCCCCGTGAGCGAGCTGGCCACCTTCCGAAGGATCAACGGCCGCTTGCAGGGGCACCCCACCACGCACGAAGGCCTGCCCGGCGTGCGCATGGCCAGCGGGTCGCTGGGTCAGGGCCTCAGCGTGGGCATCGGCGCGGCCCTGGCGAAGAAGCTCAACCACGACGATGCGCTCGTGTACACCCTGCACGGCGATGGCGAATTGCAGGAGGGCCAGATCTGGGAAGCCGCCATGTACGCGGCTGGGAAAAAGGTCGATAACCTGATCGCTACGGTTGATTGGAACGGACGCCAGATCGATGGTGACGTGGACGAGGTGATGCCCTTGGGTGACCTTCGCGCGAAGTGGCAGGCCTTCGGTTGGGAGGTGATCGAGACCGAGGGCAACGACATGGCCCGGCTGCTTGCGGACATGGCCGAGGCCAAGCAGCGCACCGGACATGGCAAGCCGGTGATGGTGCTGATGCGCACCGAGATGGGCCAGGGCGTCGATTTCATGATGCACAGCCACGCCTGGCATGGCATCGCCCCGAATGATGCGCAGCTCGCCAGCGCACTGGCCCAGCTCGAAGAGACCTTGGGTGATTATTGAGCCATGCCAGCTCCCCGCGGAATGCAGCACCCCACGCGAATGCGCCGGGATGGCATGGGCTTGGCCGGAGCGCCCACCATGCGCGCGACCCACAGCTCCCACGGCATCCTCCTTTTTGCCGCCTTGGCCATCGCCGGCCTGCTCTTCGCCCATCCCGCGCGCTTGATCGCGCAACAGGCAGCGCCCCAGCCCCCGCTCACGAGGATGCTCTTCGTATTCGATGCCAGCAACAGCATGAATGCGTTCTGGGGCAACCAGCCCAAGATTAACACGGCGCGCGAACTGCTGCTCTCGAGCCTGAAGCGCCTCGAGGGCCAGCCTGACCTCGAACTTGCGCTTCGCCTCTACGGGCACCAGACACCCATCGCTCCGGGCAAGCAGGATTGCGACGACACGAGGCTCGAAGTGCCCTTCACCGACAACAGCATCCCGGATATCCGCAAGAAGCTGCTGGCCACGCGCTGCCTCGGCACCACGCCCATCGCGCGATCACTGGAGAAGGCCGCTCAGGATTTCCCGGAAGCCGACAAGAGCAAGGGGGCCCGGCCGGTGCGCAACGTGATCATCCTGATCACCGATGGCATCGAGGCCTGCGACGAGGACCCTTGCGCGGTGAGCCGTGCGCTGCAGGCGAAGGGCATCGTGTTGAAGCCCTTCGTGATCGGCGTGGGCCTTACGGAGATGGACAAATTCGCGCTGCAATGCGTGGGCAATTACTACGACGCGAGCACACCGGAGCTCTTCGCCCATGTGCTCGATGTGGTGGTCACGCAAGCATTGAACAGCACCACCGCGCAGATCAGCCTGATGACCGCGGACGGCAAGCCCACCGAGACCGATGTGGCCGTTACGCTCTACGATCAGAAGACCGGGCAGGTGCGCTACCACATCGAGCATACGCTCACGGAGAAAGGCCTGCCGGACACGCTCAGCATCGACCCGATCTTCACCTATCGATTGGTGGCGCACACCGTGCCAGCCTCGGTGCGCGAGAACGTGACCGTGCGGCCCGGAACCCATACCGTGATCGCTGTGGATGCCGGCATGGGAACCTTGAACCTGCGCATGGGCACAGGTCCGGCCGATGCCAGCCAGGTGAGCTGCATCGTGCGCCGCAAAGGCGAGACCGGCACCCTGATCGCGCTGCCGATGGGCACGAGCCAGCGTCTCCGCACAGGTGCCTACGATCTGGAAGTGCTGACCCTTCCACGCACGCTGATCAACGATGCGGCCATTGAGCAGGGCAAGCCCACCGACATCGTGGTGCCCAAGCCCGGCGTGCTGAACATCCAGGCCCAAGCGCCCGGTCCCGGCAGCATATTCCTGAAGCAGGGGGATGAACTTGCCTGGGTGGCTGACCTCGAACCGGGGAATGCGCGCCACCAGCTCCGCTTGCAGCCGGGCAGCTATCAAGTCACCTATCGCAGCGGATTCGCCCGCCGAACGGAGCTCACCTTGATCAAGGACGTCACCATCGAGAGCGGACGCAGCGCCACCATCAATTTCTAGCCAACACCCCTGCCGACGCATCGGCCCACGCCATGAACTACCCCGTGCTCGACCAGAAAGACACCCGTAGCGGATTCGGAGCAGGACTGCTCGATCTGGGCCGCAGCAATCCGCAGGTGGTGGCCTTGTGCGCGGACCTTACCGGGTCCCTGAAGATGGACGCCTTCCAGAAGGAATTCCCCGACCGATTCTTCCAAGTGGGCATCGCCGAAGCCAACATGATGGGCATCGCAGCGGGTCTCACCATCGGCGGCAAGATCCCCTTCACCGGCACCTTCGCGAATTTCAGCACCGGCCGCGTGTACGATCAGGTGAGGCAGAGCATCGCCTACGCCGGCAAGAACGTGAAGATCTGCGCCAGCCATGCGGGGCTCACATTGGGCGAGGACGGTGCCACGCACCAGATCCTGGAGGACATCGGACTGATGCGCATGCTGCCGGGCATGACCGTGATCGTACCGGCCGACTACAACCAGACCAAGCAGGCCACCATCGCCATCGGGGCCCACGAAGGCCCCTGCTACCTGCGCTTCGGCAGGCCCAAATGGCCGGTGTTCATACCGGCCGATCTGCCCTTCGAGATCGGCAGGGCGCAGAAGCTCAGTGAAGGGGACGACGTGACCCTGATCGCCTGCGGGCACATGGTGTGGCACGCCTTGCAGGCCGCAGAGCAGCTCGCCGCAGAAGGGGTGAAGGCTGACGTGATCAATATGCACACGATCAAGCCGCTCGATGCCGATGCCATCATCGCGTCGGTGGCCAGGACGGGCTGCGTGGTGAGCTGCGAAGAGCACAACCGGCACGGCGGGCTGGGCGAATCCGTGGCGCAGGTGCTTGCCTTGTTCCGTCCATCACCGCAGGAATTCGTGGCCGTGAACGACAGCTTCGGGGAGAGCGGGACACCGGGCCAATTGCTGGAGAAGTACGGCCTGATGCCGGCCGACATCGTGGAGGCCGCCAAGCGGGCCATGGCGCGCAAGTGATCAAACCTTCGGACGCGGCGGAACTCAGACCCCTCGCCGGCCGGCCCGATGAACCATGACCTGAGCGACAGCGAGCTGCTCGCGCTCCTCCGCACGGAAGAGAGCCGGCACTACGGCTTCAACCTGCTCGTGCGCCAGTACCAGCGCAGGCTCTACGGCTTCATCCGCCGCATGGTCACGGACCACGATGAAGCGCAGGACGTGCTGCAGAGCACCTTCATCAAGGCCTGGCAGGGCATCGATGGCTTCCGCGCCGAATCGCAGCTCTACAGCTGGCTCTACCGGATCGCCCACAACGAATGCCTGAACCACCTGAGGAAGGCGAAGCGCCGGATCTTCGTGAGCAACGATGCCGTAATCGAGCGATTGAGCACCAACTTGGACAGCAGCGAGCATTTCAACGGCGATGCCATCCAACGCAAGCTCCAGCTCGCCGTGATGCGCTTGCCCGAAAAGCAGCGGGCAGTGTTCACCATGAAGTACTTCGAGGCCATGAAGTACGAGGATATGAGCCGCGTGACCGGCACCAGCGTGGGCGCGCTGAAGAGCAGCTTCCACATCGCCGTGAAGAAGATCGAGCAATGGCTCTTGAGCGATCAAACCAAACCGATGTCCACATCGTCGAAGCAACCGAATCCCGATGACTGAGCGCCAAGACACTGATCCGCTGAGCGAAGCCCCGCTCCTGCGAAGCATCCCGACGACCGACCCTTTCGTGGTGCCTGACGGTTTCTTCGACCGCTTCCCCATGCAGGTGCAGGCGGCCATCACCAGCAGGCACAGCGGCTGGAAGGCGATCCTCATGCACTTCCGGATGGCGCATCCGGCCTGGCGGATCACCGCAGCCGTGTGCGGCCTGGCCCTGGCCGTGCTCGTAGTGCGAACCGCCTTGGTGGGAGGCCTTTCGGCCGGTGAACATGAAGCGGCTTCCATTGAGCTCACAGCCGATGAGCTGCTTGCCCTCGAAGTGAACGAGGATGACCTGCTGGCTGCATCGGCCTTAGAGGATTGGGAGACCGACTGGTCCGGAACGCTCACCGCCGAGGAACTGAGCCGCTACCTCGAGCAGGAGGACCTTGAACTCGAATTGATCATTGAAACCCTATGAAGCGCCTCTTCACCTTCGCTTTGGGCGCATTGCTCCTGAGCGCGCCCCGAATCATGGCCCAAGGGCCGGACGACGATATGCCGCCGCTCCCCGAGGATCGGCTGCGTGAGATCAAGGCCCAGAAGACCGCCTACCTCACCACCAAATTGCGGCTCACCACCGAAGAAGCCCAGCGCTTCTGGCCCATCTACAATGAGTTCGACGAAGCGCGCGATGCCCTGCGCCGCGAATTGCGGGAGAACATGCGCCCAGCGCGGAAGCAAACGGAGGCCCTCACCGATCCGGAGGCGGAGCAGATGCTCACCAAAGGGTTGCAGATCCGGCAGCGCGAAGTGGATCTGGAAAGAACCTCCGCGGAGCGCTTCACCAAGGCCATCGGCCCTGTGAAGACCGTGGAACTCATCCGTGCAGAGCGCGATTTCCAGCGCGAGGTGCTCAGGCGCATGCGTGAGCGCATGGAGGAGCGGCGAGATGGCCCTAGAGGACCCATGCGTCGCCAATAGGACGTTTCCCCACCTTCGCGTCCGATCGAGATGGACGCATTGCATCCCGGCTTCCTGAAGCACCTGGCCCAGACCAGCCATTCACCGTTGGCGCTCGATATCGTCCACGCCGAGGGATGCTGGCTCACCGCGCGCGACGGCACCCGTTACCTCGATCTGGTCGCTGGCCTGGCCGTGAACAACGTCGGGCACCGCCATCCCGAAGTGGTGGCGGCCATCAAGACCCAAGCGGACCGCTACCTGCATGTGATCCCGTACGGCGAGTTCGTGCAGGAGCCACAGGTGCGCTTCGCTGAGCGATTGACCGGGCTCCTGCCGTCAGGCTTGGATGCCGTGTACTTCGTGAACAGCGGAACGGAGGCGATCGAAGGAGCCCTGAAGCTCGCCAAGCGCGCCACGGCCCGCACACGCCTGATCGGCTGCCGCAAGAGCTATCATGGAAGCACCCATGGTTCGCTGAGCCTCACCGACAACGAAGCGAAGAAGTACCGCAACCGTCCCTTGCTGCCTGACACGGACCATATAGCCTTCAACGACCTGGCTGAACTGCACCGCATCGATGGGCGGACCGCCGCTGTGGTGGTTGAGCCCATCCAAGGCGATGCCGGTGTGCGCGTGCCCGACCGCGTGTGGCTGAGCAGCCTGCGTGCGCGCTGCACGGAGGTCGGTGCGCTCCTGATCTTCGATGAAGTGCAGACCGGGTTCGGGCGAACCGGCCGAAGATTCGCATTCGAGCATTTCGATGTGGAGCCGGACATCCTGGTGCTGGGCAAGGCCCTTGGCGGCGGCCTTGCCATGGGTGCATTCATCAGCTCGAAGGAGCGCATGGACCTCCTCACCCACGACCCGGTGCTCGGCCACATCACCACCTTCGGGGGGCATCCCTTAGCGTGCGCGTCAGGCCTAGCCGCCTTGAATGTGCTGGAGCATCTGGATCTGGCCGCGAACGCGTGGCGCAAGGGCAACCTTTTCAAGCAGCACCTTAAGCACCCGTTGATCAACGAAGTGCGCGGTTTGGGCCTGATGCTGGCGGTTGACCTGGGTGATGCGGACCTGGTTCAAGGCGTGGTGAAGGCTTGTCTGCGCAAAGGGGTCCTCGGGTTCTGGTTCCTGAGTTGCCCAACGGCCTTCCGAATCGCGCCTCCGCTTACCATCTCTGAGGAAGAGGTCCGGCATGGCTGTGGGGTGATCCTGAACGCCTTGGAACAAGCGGGGCGATTGCCAGAATCCTCCGAATCTTAACAGGTTCAGGAGCCCACTGTGAACGAATGCGGACGGCTGCAGGCCTTGCTGAACAGGCATTGCAGGCGCTTCCGTCCGGTCCGGACCGGGCGGCGGCGGCATCGGTCCAAGCAACGGCGTCATTGCCCGATCGAAGCCACGTTTATCTTGCGACCGCCTTAAGCAAGGAGCAACCGACCCCAACCGAAGAGGAACCATGAAACGTACCCTACTCAGCAGCCTGGCCACCATCCTGCTCGCCAGCTTCGGCATCGCGCAGGAGACCCATTGGTGCGAAACCGATCGCCGCATGGCCGAGGAAATGGCCAAGGACCCGGCCTTCGCGCAGAAGATGGCCCAGTTCCGCAGCGAGATGCGGCAATTGATGGCCAACAACGCGAGCCTCAAGAACCGCGATGTGGTCTACACCGTCCCGGTGGTCTTCCACATCATCCACCTCAACAGCGTGGAGAACATCAGCAACGAGCAGATCGAGGACGCCATGTTCGTGCTCAACCGCGATTGGGCGAAGCAGAACCCGGACACCGCACAGGTGCACCCCTCGATGCAGGACCGCATCGGCGATATGGGTGTGCAGTTCAAGTTGGCCACCAAGGACCCTTCGGGGAATTGCACCAACGGCATCATCCGCTATCAGAGCACCGAGACCCTGCGGGGGGAGGGCACCAGCAAGCTGCGTCCCTGGCCGCGCGAGAAGTACATGAACGTGTACGTGGTGCGAGGAATCCTCAGCGGTGCCGCCGGCTACTTCACGCCCGGGGGCTGGAGCGTGCTTGATGGCATCATGATCATCCACCAATACGTTGGTCGTTCGGGCAATGCAGGCGGTATTCCATTCACCGGGAATGAAGGCCTTTCACGCGCGCTCACGCATGAGGTTGGGCACTATCTGGATCTGGCGCACGTGTGGGGCGAGAACAACGGGATCCCTGGCCCTACGGGCGTGCCATGGGCCATGCAGGCGGATTGCGGCGATGACGGTGTGGAGGATACGCCGATCACGCGCGGCTGGAGCCCCGCCAGCGGTTGCAATGGCCCCGGCCATTCGGATAATACCACGCGGCCGTGGGGGAATTGCGACCAGCAGAGCTTCAAGAGCTACCACGGCCGCTCAATTCCTTTCATCGTTCCTTCTACGCCAACACGCTATGATTTCGAGGGCGTCACCACGGGATCCGGGTCGGTGGACAACCTCTCCGTGATTCCCATCATCGCCGACTCGCTTGACAGTGCCACCGTGCGCATCCCGCTCTCACCCTTCAGCGCAACTGGGGTCTCCGCGAACAGCTCGGTGGCCGGTGCATTCGCCTTCTCGAACTGGGACACGGGCGCGAACGATGGGGAGACGGACTATGCCAACCTCACGGGCTCGATCAACACCGG
Coding sequences within it:
- a CDS encoding transketolase gives rise to the protein MHPIPAVAESASVSVAELQRIASQVRRDIVRQVHACQSGHPGGSLGCADFFTALYFSILRHDPAAWSMDGHGQDLFFLSNGHISPVWYSVLARSGYFPVSELATFRRINGRLQGHPTTHEGLPGVRMASGSLGQGLSVGIGAALAKKLNHDDALVYTLHGDGELQEGQIWEAAMYAAGKKVDNLIATVDWNGRQIDGDVDEVMPLGDLRAKWQAFGWEVIETEGNDMARLLADMAEAKQRTGHGKPVMVLMRTEMGQGVDFMMHSHAWHGIAPNDAQLASALAQLEETLGDY
- a CDS encoding transketolase family protein codes for the protein MNYPVLDQKDTRSGFGAGLLDLGRSNPQVVALCADLTGSLKMDAFQKEFPDRFFQVGIAEANMMGIAAGLTIGGKIPFTGTFANFSTGRVYDQVRQSIAYAGKNVKICASHAGLTLGEDGATHQILEDIGLMRMLPGMTVIVPADYNQTKQATIAIGAHEGPCYLRFGRPKWPVFIPADLPFEIGRAQKLSEGDDVTLIACGHMVWHALQAAEQLAAEGVKADVINMHTIKPLDADAIIASVARTGCVVSCEEHNRHGGLGESVAQVLALFRPSPQEFVAVNDSFGESGTPGQLLEKYGLMPADIVEAAKRAMARK
- a CDS encoding sigma-70 family RNA polymerase sigma factor, with amino-acid sequence MSDSELLALLRTEESRHYGFNLLVRQYQRRLYGFIRRMVTDHDEAQDVLQSTFIKAWQGIDGFRAESQLYSWLYRIAHNECLNHLRKAKRRIFVSNDAVIERLSTNLDSSEHFNGDAIQRKLQLAVMRLPEKQRAVFTMKYFEAMKYEDMSRVTGTSVGALKSSFHIAVKKIEQWLLSDQTKPMSTSSKQPNPDD
- a CDS encoding aspartate aminotransferase family protein, giving the protein MDALHPGFLKHLAQTSHSPLALDIVHAEGCWLTARDGTRYLDLVAGLAVNNVGHRHPEVVAAIKTQADRYLHVIPYGEFVQEPQVRFAERLTGLLPSGLDAVYFVNSGTEAIEGALKLAKRATARTRLIGCRKSYHGSTHGSLSLTDNEAKKYRNRPLLPDTDHIAFNDLAELHRIDGRTAAVVVEPIQGDAGVRVPDRVWLSSLRARCTEVGALLIFDEVQTGFGRTGRRFAFEHFDVEPDILVLGKALGGGLAMGAFISSKERMDLLTHDPVLGHITTFGGHPLACASGLAALNVLEHLDLAANAWRKGNLFKQHLKHPLINEVRGLGLMLAVDLGDADLVQGVVKACLRKGVLGFWFLSCPTAFRIAPPLTISEEEVRHGCGVILNALEQAGRLPESSES
- a CDS encoding VWA domain-containing protein: MPAPRGMQHPTRMRRDGMGLAGAPTMRATHSSHGILLFAALAIAGLLFAHPARLIAQQAAPQPPLTRMLFVFDASNSMNAFWGNQPKINTARELLLSSLKRLEGQPDLELALRLYGHQTPIAPGKQDCDDTRLEVPFTDNSIPDIRKKLLATRCLGTTPIARSLEKAAQDFPEADKSKGARPVRNVIILITDGIEACDEDPCAVSRALQAKGIVLKPFVIGVGLTEMDKFALQCVGNYYDASTPELFAHVLDVVVTQALNSTTAQISLMTADGKPTETDVAVTLYDQKTGQVRYHIEHTLTEKGLPDTLSIDPIFTYRLVAHTVPASVRENVTVRPGTHTVIAVDAGMGTLNLRMGTGPADASQVSCIVRRKGETGTLIALPMGTSQRLRTGAYDLEVLTLPRTLINDAAIEQGKPTDIVVPKPGVLNIQAQAPGPGSIFLKQGDELAWVADLEPGNARHQLRLQPGSYQVTYRSGFARRTELTLIKDVTIESGRSATINF